AAGGAGAAAAGGCAGACGGTTTTTTCGTTCTCCAAAGCGGGCGGATCAGCATCTTTCGCCTCACGCCCGATGGCCGTGAACAGATCATTTGCGTATTCAGCCCTCCGGAGAGTTTCGCCGAGGTGGTGCTCGCCAGCGCCGAGCGTTATCCGGCCAACGCCATGGCGCTGGAAGCCTCGCAGGTGATCCGCATCGGCAAGAATCATTTTCGCGACCTGATTCGTCAAAACCCCGAACTGGCTTTGCACATGCTCGCCTCGATGAGCATGCACCTGAAGCACCTCATGCAATCGCTGCACGAGATCAAGGGACTCCAGATCGAGAGCCGGCTCGCCGCATGGCTGCTCGAACACTGCCCGGCAGGCGGCAGGGCGGACGGCCCCGCGTCCTTCGTGCTGCCCGTCAGCAAAAAGATCCTGGCCGGTCAGCTCGGCGTCACCAGCGAGACGCTGTCCCGCACCTTCGCCCGCTTCCGAAAGGACGGCTCCATCCGGGTTGAGGGCACGGTTCTGCATCTGCTCGACCGCCAGGCTCTGAAAGCCCGCGCCGATGGAGTGTGAGGAGACGCGGT
This genomic stretch from Termitidicoccus mucosus harbors:
- a CDS encoding Crp/Fnr family transcriptional regulator, producing MIATLRQSRMFADLAPANLAAVAEGCSIKTLQKGEILFHEGEKADGFFVLQSGRISIFRLTPDGREQIICVFSPPESFAEVVLASAERYPANAMALEASQVIRIGKNHFRDLIRQNPELALHMLASMSMHLKHLMQSLHEIKGLQIESRLAAWLLEHCPAGGRADGPASFVLPVSKKILAGQLGVTSETLSRTFARFRKDGSIRVEGTVLHLLDRQALKARADGV